tttatttaatttttttctattctttttgttttcttaattttttaactgTTAAAGGCCAGCGGCCTCCCACCGGCCAATGGCCGAGGCCCGGTATAgtacaaataaaagaaacaaagaaaagaaaaaatagaaaaaaaatttcaaaatccggaaatattacaaaaataaaaaaagttgtcATTGTCAATGTCGAGAGTGTCACGTAAAACGTCCGTCACGCACGTTAGCTATTTGcattcaaaattaattggaagGACTATAtcgacaaattgtcaaaatttttaggaccgaattggcacaattgaaatgtttagtaTTGATTTAGTCGCCGTACAATGAGTTTAGGATGTTTTGGACAATATTTCCATCTATGGGCAAAGTCTCTCACCCATCATACAGGGATTAGatgtttgaatttgaatttgagtgcaatggtggagattaattAGTTCAAAATGTTTGGTTATGCCATAGTGAAATAGACTAACCATGAGGACATCATTCATATATGATTCAAGAAACATTTGAAGCAGTTCCTTTATCATCTTTACCATTTCTTATATGTATTTTGTAGCTTTTAACTATATCTCGACAATATTGTCACCCCATAGTAAGAATAGCGATTCATCACAACTCAACTATAATCTGAAAAGCATGACATACAAACAAGGTGGGCGGAGATCATGAACAGGCAATTTTGTCCCCTATATCAaaccaaaagaaacaaagagacTCCAATGCAGACTACAAACCAACTTAATTGAACACAAACAGATCCCCAAAGAAGCGACGAGAAAGGATGTGTTCATGCCCTAAAGAGTTTAGCTATGCCGAAAGCGGCAGCGGACGCGACTGCGCTGATGAGGGCTGTCTGGAAAGCGCTCTTGAAGGGTCGATTCCCGGTGAAGTAGCCCTTGACGAACCCGAAGACGAGCAAGGCGGTAATGGTCACCACGATCGACGCAATCAGGGCGTCTTGGGCGATCGGTAGGATCACGTACGGCGACAACGGCACCATCCCGCCCGCGACGTAGGAAAACGCTATCGTGGCTGCACTCCACAGGGCTCTCAGCGGATCCGGTTCCTCGAGCCCGAGCTCAAACCTGAATCAAAATGTTAGTTAGGATATATCCAGGTTGAAGTCGTTAAAATTTCTTTAGATGATGAACCGACTATGAGATTACTTCATCATGAAATCTAGCCAGGCTTGGGGATTCCTCCTCAAGGAATTCACCACGGGCTCGTATTCATGCGGCTCCACACCGTACTGTGAGAGGATCTCTGCGATTTCAGCGGCCTCTGCGATTTAATGTTCAATAGATCAGCATAATCTGCCATTATTTTCCCAAATACCCacggaaaaaataaagagataagTGCGTTGAGAATTCTATAACTTATCGTAAACGTGTACatgaattctaaaacttgtcagaaattgcaattgaatcataaaactttcaaaaagtgcaatcaaggcctaaaaacttatcaaatttgtgaaattaaatCCTATCGCTAATTgcacttttgaaagttttaagacttgattgtgcTGTCGTGATAAGTTTTGGGGCTTTTAGCGCACTAATCTCTTAAATCAAACTGATAAAAGATGAAAGCGTGGGGGAGAGAGGAGGACCTATGTCAGGGACATCGACGATCTCTTCTTGCTCTCTCTTGAGCTCCCTCGCATAATGATCAGCTTCACTCTTTGCCGCTAGATACCTGCATGGCGTCGTTATCTTTTTAAGCGTTAGAAACTCTCTCTCCAACTATGTCTTCACAAAGAAAGCTAACTATGAGCAAACTCATGAGATTATAACATAATGAACACATTTAGTGCAATCATAATTACCCTCCAAGTCCCATAGAGATAGCGCCGGCCACGACTTCCGCGATCCCAGCGATGAGGATGATGCCCGACTTCACTTGAGCCCCGGACAAGCCGGCGGCGAGGGCGAAGGGGACGGTGAGGCCGTCGGAGACGCCGATGATGATGTCCCGGACGACCTCGCTGGACATGAAGTGCTTCTCCTCGTGGTCTTGCAGAAGCAGCCTCTGCTTCTCTCGGTCTACATTCCCATTTTCCGCCATTGATGGACCACTGTGAAGCTATTGTCAATGCAGAGAAAACGAAAAAGGGAGACTGGAGAGACTTCAGAGAGAAAGCTGAACTCTCTTTTGGGGGGGGCGGATGGGCATAAAGCTGGTGATGGTTTAGAGGTTGTTTTTATAGGGAAAGAACGTGGTTTCATggagaaaaggacaaaatagTCAGAGTCATCCCTTCTGATGATCTCACTCGTATAAACCCTACCTTCATCAAGCACGCATAATAcgaaaaatacagaaaattgCAAGATACACTACGTAACGACAGGCCCGTATACTTACGAATAACGTGAGTGACTATGGCTCAAGCCGAACAGTCAATAGAGACtatgaaattcttttgataatgtCCAAAGATGATAATTGTGTCGGTCGTTCCTTCTCACCCCCATTcattaattaaagaaaaaactatttagCGATGGTGGTTAGCTACTACTTCGTCGGAGCTGAGGGGCTTTTTAATCTGATAAAAGGTACATCGAGATAAGTAATGGTCAAGATCGGTTTGTGTTCAACTCGGGCCATTTacaaaagacatttttcatagAATGGCCCTTAGATTTGAACACGCGTACAAGTGAAAGCTAAGACGATTAGTGATTATTACAAATTGGCACGTTAAAATCGAATTTCCATCGATTCAGCACGAAATACgtatgttttttttctctttttttcggAATAGAGTTGGGTAGGGTTTTACCATTTCCCAAATATTCCTTTACAATCTACCGTGGACAAGCTTTAATGGGACATCGGATTAcaacaaaataattagttaaccATTAAACAACTCTTAAATTAATCTTTTTGGAGGTTGGTGAAAAATGGATGGGTTGTCCGGTTGCACGTTAAGAGAGAGTTACTGCGGAGATTCCACTAgtgaagacccaaaaaaaaaaaaaaggatagggTGGGTTGGGCGGTCGATGGTGACGGGTGCAACTTGTCTTCTTCTACATCCGGCCGCCGTAGATTAGGGCTTCCCTTCTTTTAAAAAGGCCTGTCCTTCACTTTGGCTCAATTTTTGTCGTTTCGCGGGGAAGGCACTTTTAGGGTGTGTGTCCGACACACGCCTTCTCATCCAAAACACTTTTTGTAGTTGACACGTGCCTTGCCAACGCGACGTCAAACCTTCCGGCGACCGGCCAACCGGTGAAAAGGgcaagaataaaataaatattcaaaaatcatATCGGCGTTGAGATCGGTgtctacatcagcgattttatattaaaattgataaattatctaaatattaaatattaaatttatacaattgaaaattttaaaatcgaATCGGATCACCgtataataaaatttaatgtgGACAATTATCTCGGATACCGTCAATACATGCCATGGCCGTTTTCGCGTGGAGACATTATAATGTAATGTTATATTCGCCTTTCAAGTCGGAAAAGATTTCGGAAAAGCTTGGCGATTCCCGTTTTCCATTTCGTCGGCTCGCCTGGTTGGTTTCACGTGTCGCTTTCGGGCGTGTGTCACGCACAGGCCCTCATCCCGCATTTTAAAGCTATTTCCATAAGGCCGTGCCGTTTTGTAGGTCCAATTCTATGTATCAATCGAGCCTTTAGTCTTTTAGGCAAGGTCCACCACATATATTTTTACCAGCCTCGTCAATCGGATAAGATGCTGATCGAAGTCTCGGGTGATTGATCCCGATATCGAATCTTTTACGCTCGAATGTTAATGTTTCATGAATCAGATAAGACATGGATTGGAATTTCAGAGATTTGTCCGAATACGAAATTTTTTTACAGCCGGATGATATAAATGACTGATTATGTGCGTAGGTTCtttgattagggttttttttttaaaaaaacatcaTAGGAAGGAAAACAGGAGAAAGCGTTGAAAACAAGTCGAGCTTTTTAAATCAAACTGGTGCACAAACATACATTTTGTCAGAGGAAATGTTCTTGATTGGGCCCATAAAGTCAACGATATGCATCTAAAGCATGGAATCACGTAGTGGAGTGAAACTAGCATCGCCTTGCATTCCCATTCCCGTGAAATCAAATGAATATCAAACTTTATTCAGCTCTTTAAAATATCATGCCACACTTAACAATTTGACAAGTAAGATTTCTCAAAGAAGCACATGAaagtaaaccaaaaaaaaaaaaaaaagattaaacttCGGATTATGAGTCTAGAAAGCACGGGAGGACCGAGTCGAAGGATTGACTAGGACTAAATCATGTCGATATACCGTATCGCATCATCTTATGTTCAAAATATATGAATACGCGGGTGCTTAAAGTCGCCGAACCCTTGGCACGTCGGGTGCGAGAGAAATTATGAACCggaaatatctttttttgtttttttggttggcCTTTGGTCCTTACAAGTTAATCTTCTTGCTTATAAatcaatgattaaaaaaaaattgattgggtCCATTTCGTCCGACCATAATGATTGAACCATGTGTCGGCCACGCGCACCTAAATTAATTAAAGAGACGTACCCCCAAAAGAGAGAGGGTATGATTGGCTGGCAAAATCGAAATTATTGAACCACATGCGGGCGTGATGCGTCTTTTTCCAGACCCAGATGCCCCTCACTTCTTGGAAAGCGACAGGGAAgccataaaaaaacaaaaaaaaaacaaaccaaccTACTTTTCTAAGTTCAATCAAGAATCTACTCCCAAGGAGTGTTCCACGGCTAAACCACCGTCAAATCTAGATGACTTGATCTTATGCCATCGTCAACTGTTCCGTGGCCTAATTATGGCCTAATTACGGATGTTTGCATATAGCAAAATTATTCTTTCTCATCTCCACCCGTGGTATAAAACAAATACCCAAGTGTCTGCATGTCGTAATTTGGTATCCGGTCCGGCAGCTTCAGCCATTGCCATTCATTTTGCGACATTTCACATCCAATCCAATCGAAGCAAAACATTATAAACAGGCGAAGCATTATTACTGTGCCATTTTCGTTTCACCCAGGAGATATTCACAGAGAAGAACCAAAAACTTCTACATAAGATGTCACAAAAGGCGATGAGGCCACTAAAACTAAACAGTAAA
The genomic region above belongs to Rhodamnia argentea isolate NSW1041297 chromosome 6, ASM2092103v1, whole genome shotgun sequence and contains:
- the LOC115727305 gene encoding vacuolar iron transporter 1-like produces the protein MAENGNVDREKQRLLLQDHEEKHFMSSEVVRDIIIGVSDGLTVPFALAAGLSGAQVKSGIILIAGIAEVVAGAISMGLGGYLAAKSEADHYARELKREQEEIVDVPDIEAAEIAEILSQYGVEPHEYEPVVNSLRRNPQAWLDFMMKFELGLEEPDPLRALWSAATIAFSYVAGGMVPLSPYVILPIAQDALIASIVVTITALLVFGFVKGYFTGNRPFKSAFQTALISAVASAAAFGIAKLFRA